The DNA window GGAGTCGAGCCCGTGGACCGTCCCGAAGGGGCGTTCCGCGAGCGCCACGTCGTCGATGGGCGCTCGCCGGCGCTCGTGGCCGGCGACGGGCTCGATCACGACTCGGCCGTCACGCCGGAGCCCGGTCAGCCAGTCGTCCCACACCCGCCCCGCGAGGTCCTCGTGGTCCGTCGTGTCCACGTCGCCCGCGATCCCGTACGCGAGCCGCGCGATGTTCTCGACGTGGATCGGATCGAGGGTCACGCCCGTACTGCGACCCGGATCCGTATAAATGGCGTCGCCCGCGCGGCCGGTGGTCGGCGGTCGGCGATCGGCGGAACCGACGAGCCCGACCGCGTTCGGCGATCCCGGTCGAGTTCGACTCCCGTCGAGAGATCGGCGAAGACCTCCCCTCGAACGCGGTCCGGCGTGTTCCCTGATAACTGTCGGTACGGGAGCCGTCGTCCCGGATCCGGGAGTATCAGCGATAATATTCGGAGCCGGGGGTATTTGGTCCGGTACGACGATCGACGTTCATGGCTGAATCAACGGTCGGATCGTCGACGGGGGACCGCGGTCCGTCGGGCGGGGCGGACGGTGGCGTCGCCGGGCCGCTCGGCGGACTCAGAGAGGTTCTCGCGTACGTGCCGGACGGCACCTCGATGCCCGAGGAGATGTGGCGGCCGCGCCACCGAAACATCCTGATCGCCATCGCGGCGCAGATCCCGATTCTCGTCGCGTTGGGCGTGTACTCGGGCACCGAACCGTTCACCGGCGCGGAGATCCCGAACACGCCGACGTGGATGCTCGGCGGGATGCTCGCGGTCATCCTCGGCACCGGACTGCTCGCGACGTGGTCGGGGTTCGACCGCCGGACCCGGACCGTGCTCGCGACGTTCAGCGGGCTCACCATCTCGATGGCGCTCGTGAAGCTGTCGGGCGGCTACATCGAGGCGCACTTCCACTTCTTCGTGTTCATCGCGGTGGTCGCGGTGTACGAGGACTGGCTCCCCTTCGGACTCGGGATGGCGTACGTCGCGGCCGGCCACGGGGTGTTCGGCCTGATCGACGCGAGCTTGGTGTACAACCACCCCGCCGCGATCGCCAACCCCGTCGTCTGGGGCGGGATCCACGCGGTGTTCGTCACGGCGCTCGCGGGCGCGCTCGTCGTCAACTGGTACTCGATCGAGAAGTCCCGCGAGGAGGCCCGCCGACAGCTCGAACTGGTCGAGAGTCAGAAGGCCGAGATACAGGACGTCGAGGCGGCCAAAGCCGAGGCCGAGGAGCGCCGTGCGGAGGTCGAACGGCTCAACCAACACCTCGAGACGAAGGCGGACGACTACCGCGCGACCATGGCCGAGGCGGCCGACGGCGACCTCACGGTCCGGCTCGACGCCGAGAGCGAGAGCGAGCCGATGGAGCGGATCGCCGTCGCCTTCAACGGGATGATAGACGACCTCGAGTCCACCGTACGGGAGGTCCAGTCGTTCGCCGACGAGGTGTCGGAGGCGAGCGAGAAGACGATGGCCGGGGTCGACGCCGCCGAGGAGCTGAGCGCGGACGTGGGTCGATCGATCGCGGAGATCGCGGCCGGCGCGGACGAGCAGCGCGAGATGCTCGAGGAGGTCTCGAGCGAGATGAACGACCTCTCGGCGGCGATAGAGGAGGTCGCCGCCTCGACCGAGACGGTCGCGGACGCCGCCCAGCGGACGGCGTCGATCGCCGACGAGGGCGAGGACACCGCGAGCGAGGCGATAGCGAGCGTCCGGGAGTCGCGCGACGCACTCGACTCGACCGCGGAGACGGTCAGGGACCTCGACGAGCGGATGACCGACATCGGCGACATCGTCGACCTGATCGGCGACATCGCCGACCAGACGAACCTGCTCGCGCTCAACGCCAACATCGAGGCCGCCCGCGCGGGCGGCGGGGGCGGTTCCGGATCGAGCGACGGCTTCGCCGTCGTCGCCGACGAGGTCAAACAGCTCGCCGAGGAGACGAAGGAGGCCGCGGGCGACATCGAGGAGCTCATCGCCGGGACGCAGGCCCGGACCGAGGCGGCCGTCGACGAGGTCCGGACCGCCGAGGAACACATGGAGACCGGTGCCGAGGCCGTCCGCGACGCCGGCGACGCCTTCGCGCGGGTGGCCGAGAACGCGGAGGAGACCGACGACGGGATCCGCGAGATCGGCCAGGCGACCGACGACCAGGCGGCGAGCACGGAGGAGGCGGTGGCGATGGCCGAGGAGGTCGCGGAGATCAGCCGGTCGACCGCAACGGAGACGGACGACGCCTCCGCCGCCGCCGACGAACAGCTCTCGGCGATGACGACGGCCGCGACGGAGGCCGGAACGCTCACCGACCGCGCCGAGCGACTCCGGCGGCTCCTCCGGAAGTTCGAGGTCGCGGGCGAGTCGACCGCGGACGGCCGGCCGTCGTCGGGGACTCCCTCGGTCGCGATGGGCGACGGCGGGACGGAGTGACCGTCGGGTTCGACCTCACTCCGGACCGCTCCCCGCGACCGCCTCCAGCGCCGACGACACCCGTTTCACGTCCGCGCCGTCCTCGAGGAACACGAGCGTCCGCGGCGGGCGAACCGCCTTCGGCCTGACGCGCAACCCCGCCTCGCCGGCGGCGTCGGCGACCGCCTCGGGCGCGCGGCGGAACTCGATCCGGACGCGCTCCGGCTGGACGAACACGTCCGCGACGGCGGTCCCTTCGCTCGCCTCGACGTCGTCGTCGATCACCTCCGCGTCGTCGTCGTCGCGGCCTTCGCGCTCGCCGCCGGCCCCGACGTCGACGAGCCGGAACGCCAGCGCGCCGTCGGCGGTCGGCTCGACGTCGGGGTCGGCGTCGGTCACGTCGATATCGCGGAGGCGGCCGCGGTCGCCGGTCACCTCGGAGGCGAAGAGCTGGGCGATCCGGACCCCGTCGGTCAGTCGGTCCTCGACCATCACTCGCCCCCCGAAAGCTCCGCGCGGACGTCCTCGACGAGGTGGTCGACGCGCGCCCCCTGCTCTTTCGCGTAGAGGACGGCGGCCGCCTCGATCGTCACCGCGAGCGCGCGCTGGCGCTCGTTGATCCCGGCGACCGCCCGTTGCTTCTCGACGCCCGCGGCGACGACCGCGTCGAGGGCGGTCTCGAAGGTGGACTGCTCGCGCAACACGTCCTCGTCCGGCCGGAAGTCTTCCGGGACGGCGACCTCGTCGGGGTCGAAGCGCGCGACGAGTTCGCCGTCCTCCTCGTCGACGAGCCCGCGCCCCACGGCCACGTCGACGAGCCGCTTCGCCTGATCCGGCGAGAACCACTCGCGCTCCAGCGAGAGCGCGACGACGAACTCGCCCTCGCCCAGCCGCTCGGCGGCGTGTCGCTTGAACGGGGCGGCGACGGTGGCTTCGAGGCTCATGTCCCACCCGCGGCCGGCGACCGGCGTAAACGTACCGGGTCGGCTCGTCGGTTCTCGGTTGGCTGATTGGCTGGTTGGCTAGTTGGCCGGTTGGCCGGTCGGCGTCAGATCACTCGTCGCCGTCGACTCGCTCGGTGGCATCGTCGCGGTCGGCGGCGTCGACGCCCGCGACCAGCCGCGTCGCGGTCGCCTTCCAGGCGATCCACACGTCCCGTCCCGGCCGAATGTCGAGCCGCTCCGCGCTCCCGTCGGTGACGAGCGCCCGGATCGCGTGGACCGCCTCGCCGCCGCCGGCTCCCTCGCTGCCGGTCCCCTCGACGTCAACCCGGACCGCGTGAACCGTCTCGCCGCGGTCGACCCCCTCCACCCGTCCGCGCCGCCGGTTCCGCTCGCTCGTCGCGGCCGGCTCGCGGTCGTCCCCGGCCGTTCGGACGGTCACGGCGTCCGCGCCGATCCGCACCTGGACGCGGTCGTCGACCGCGAGGCCGTCGTGGAGCCCCCACACCCTCCCGATCGGCGTCTCCACCGCGGCCAGCTCCCCCTCGACCGTCTCGACCGCTCCCGCGAGGACCGTCTCGGGCACGCCGGCGGTCGCCTCGATCGCCGCCGACAGCCGATCGTAGCGGCCGAGGACCCGGCTCCCGCGCTCGGTCAGCCGGCTCCCGCCGCCGCCGCTCCCGCCCCGGCTGCGCTCCACGAGGTCGCCGAAGGCGGCCTCCAGCGCGTCGATGCGTGAGAGCGCGCGCGCTCGCGAGCGCCCCAGATCGGCGGATGCCCGCGCGACCGACCCCGTTCGGGCTATCGCGCGGAGCAGGCTCGCGTCGCGTCCGTCGAACTCGACGTCGCCCTCGACGAGCGTCGCGCGCCCCCTCCCGGTCGCGTCGTCCATCACTCGGGAGTACCCGCGGCCGGCGGGTTAATCCCTCCGGCGGATCAGTACACCAACTCGCCGTCGATGAACCGTCTGGTCCGGGGGTCCCGCGGGTCGTCGAACACCCGCTCGGTCGGGCCGATCTCGGATATCCCCCCGTCGAGCAGCACCGCGACGCGGTCCGCGACCCGCTCGGCCTGGTGCAT is part of the Halorubrum aethiopicum genome and encodes:
- a CDS encoding methyl-accepting chemotaxis protein, with amino-acid sequence MAESTVGSSTGDRGPSGGADGGVAGPLGGLREVLAYVPDGTSMPEEMWRPRHRNILIAIAAQIPILVALGVYSGTEPFTGAEIPNTPTWMLGGMLAVILGTGLLATWSGFDRRTRTVLATFSGLTISMALVKLSGGYIEAHFHFFVFIAVVAVYEDWLPFGLGMAYVAAGHGVFGLIDASLVYNHPAAIANPVVWGGIHAVFVTALAGALVVNWYSIEKSREEARRQLELVESQKAEIQDVEAAKAEAEERRAEVERLNQHLETKADDYRATMAEAADGDLTVRLDAESESEPMERIAVAFNGMIDDLESTVREVQSFADEVSEASEKTMAGVDAAEELSADVGRSIAEIAAGADEQREMLEEVSSEMNDLSAAIEEVAASTETVADAAQRTASIADEGEDTASEAIASVRESRDALDSTAETVRDLDERMTDIGDIVDLIGDIADQTNLLALNANIEAARAGGGGGSGSSDGFAVVADEVKQLAEETKEAAGDIEELIAGTQARTEAAVDEVRTAEEHMETGAEAVRDAGDAFARVAENAEETDDGIREIGQATDDQAASTEEAVAMAEEVAEISRSTATETDDASAAADEQLSAMTTAATEAGTLTDRAERLRRLLRKFEVAGESTADGRPSSGTPSVAMGDGGTE
- a CDS encoding DUF2240 family protein, translated to MSLEATVAAPFKRHAAERLGEGEFVVALSLEREWFSPDQAKRLVDVAVGRGLVDEEDGELVARFDPDEVAVPEDFRPDEDVLREQSTFETALDAVVAAGVEKQRAVAGINERQRALAVTIEAAAVLYAKEQGARVDHLVEDVRAELSGGE
- a CDS encoding LysR family transcriptional regulator, with protein sequence MDDATGRGRATLVEGDVEFDGRDASLLRAIARTGSVARASADLGRSRARALSRIDALEAAFGDLVERSRGGSGGGGSRLTERGSRVLGRYDRLSAAIEATAGVPETVLAGAVETVEGELAAVETPIGRVWGLHDGLAVDDRVQVRIGADAVTVRTAGDDREPAATSERNRRRGRVEGVDRGETVHAVRVDVEGTGSEGAGGGEAVHAIRALVTDGSAERLDIRPGRDVWIAWKATATRLVAGVDAADRDDATERVDGDE